The DNA sequence CACACCGCAGCAGAAAGACTCGCCCCGCATCTCAGAAGGCTCGATCTTGGAAGCGCAAATGCCATCATGTCCATTGGCATTCTGACGATCTCATTGAACGTCACCAGATACGCACCCTGCTCAAGGAATGCCCATCCATCACCATCAAACTGAACCGCCTCGGTCTGTGCGAGTCTGCGCTCGGTGTTGTCGAGGTCGATGGATCCCGACGACACAAACCGCTCGATGCTTCTGGCGGTCAGATCCACGCCGCATATCTGCTCCTGGATCTCCTGGTCTGCAAACGACTCCAGGAATCTCAACGCATCCTTTCCAGAGATCACCGACATGACCATCCCCAAGGGTTAAATCCGATGACGCCTTAAATATCATGGGGGTGCACCGGACCGGTCTGTTTCTCTGGTAGATTGCCGTCTGAGCATCCCGGGGATGGAAGTGTGGATGGATTGATAGTCTTCGAGGTGGAGATCGAGGATCCCACCGTCATGCGGTCCAGGATAATCTGGCCGACTGCAGAGGGCCCGTGGATAGAGGGCGGTGTGGATGAGCTTGTTGTTCATCTGATCTACGCGATGTGGTCAGCATACAACACAGCCTGGGCCCTGTCTCTCGTGATATCAAGCCGGTATGCAGATCTCGGCATCTCAGTCTCAGAGTCCCTCTCGAAGCTCATCTGTTCGCTGGGCGCTGTGGAGATAAGCGAGATACGCATGGACAGAAATGCCCTGGAGGAGCTCAGAAACGACAGGATAGAGCCGTGACCACCGCGCGTCACAGAAAGCCGGCAAGCACTGCGGCGCGAACCAGGAGCATGTCTCGAGATCCTGCCATTGAGATCGACAGCATGCCACTTTTATCCGTCCAGTGCCAGGCAGTGAATGCCGTTCCTTCCACTCTCAGATCTCACAGCCTGAGAGCATCTGCTCCCGATACAGCGCATCCGGGCGTTAACTTCTTTTTGATCTGTGATATGAATCAGGCTGGTGGTTCCATGGATGCAGGGCCTGAGCTTGATGAGTGGGATGTCATAGAGTACTTCAAACGCAGCTACAGAGCCGTCGACGGCCTGTGGTTCATGAAGGTCGAGGAGCGCTATGGCTTCGATACCGCTCTGGAGATAGATGATGATGTGTGGAGGGTGATGCCGAAGATACAGGCGAGAGCCCTGAAGTCGATGATGAATGAGTCGAAGGGCCTGGAATCTCTCACGAGGTGCTTCGCAGCGAAGCTCTCCCTGGAGGAGTTCGAGTTCGAGAGCTCATGTGATGGGAGAGGTGCGAGGTTCGTGGTGACCAGATGCCCATGGCATGAGATCATGGTCCGTGCGGGGAGG is a window from the Methanothrix sp. genome containing:
- a CDS encoding deoxyuridine 5'-triphosphate nucleotidohydrolase: MSVISGKDALRFLESFADQEIQEQICGVDLTARSIERFVSSGSIDLDNTERRLAQTEAVQFDGDGWAFLEQGAYLVTFNEIVRMPMDMMAFALPRSSLLRCGASLSAAVWDPGYSGRSQSLLVVHNPSGIRIKKNARLMQLVFITMKSAADRAYSGAYQGENI
- a CDS encoding DUF6125 family protein — encoded protein: MDAGPELDEWDVIEYFKRSYRAVDGLWFMKVEERYGFDTALEIDDDVWRVMPKIQARALKSMMNESKGLESLTRCFAAKLSLEEFEFESSCDGRGARFVVTRCPWHEIMVRAGRAELNERVGSRICWSELEVWASEFGDGIVPRRGRRICSGDESCEIGFELRNGAEH